GATTGCAGGGCTTGGAGAAAGGTTTTCTCGGCCAGCAGGGGAGATAAGAAAAGATGAGCGTTCTTGAGCGGGAGACGCCGATTTTGGTGGCCGAGGCGGGATTTCCCCGGCTCAGCGAGTTGAAAGCTCTTCTGGAGGGATTTCACCTCCACAACCTGACAACGACGGGGCGTGGCTACCGGGCGATTGAGATAGCTCGCCGCGTCGATTTCAAATTGATTATTGTTTCGAATTCGTTGGTGAACATGTTTGGGATAGATGTCATCGAGGCAATTCGGCAGAAGGGAAAGAATATCGACACCCCGATATTTTTTCTCATCGAACCGCACGAAAAACTCCTGCGTGAGAAAGCATTCAGCCTGGGTGTCACGCTTGTCCTGGAAAAGCCTCTCGGGGAAAAAGAGTTGCGCGAGGCGTTGGAGGTAAAGATGAACAAACAGGTGATTTCAAAGTCGGATGAGAAGACAAGGGTGAAGGCCGCGATGGGCTCGCTGCATGAGGCGGTCGCCTTCGCCAAGGATCTGAGGGGAAAAGAAGAATACAGCGTTGCGGAAACGGAGTTTTGCAACGGCCTGACGGAAGTGTTTTGCGGCCTGGCGGAAGTTTACCTCTCGCAGGGCGACCTGGATTCCGCCGCCTATGTGATATAGAGCAGGCGGAACAGATTGACCAAGAGGCCCGGGAGAAATTCGGCGTCCGGGAAGATTCCTTCGTCGCGCAGGGGAGAATGTATTTGCGCGAGAGGCGCTATCTGGCCGCAAAGGCGGAGTTCAAGGCGGCCCTGACCCTGAACGCGGAAAGTTTCCCCGCGCATGTCGGCCTGGGTGTCGCCTGTTTTTACAACGGCGAAAGAGAAGAGGGGAAGGAACTCTTCGAGAAAGTGATCGGGATGCGGGCCGAACAGATCGATCCCAAGTTTTTCAAGGAAATGGGGGTGGCCGCCTGCAGGGCACAGGACTATCCGCTGGCCCGGAGTGTCCTGGATCGCGCCATCCGATTTTTCCCGGACGATGCCAAGCTGTACTACTACACGGCCGTGGCCGCCATTGCCGGGTGGAACATGGGAGATGCCGGACCGATGCTGAAAAGGGCGCTGCGGCTTTCCCCGAATTTCGTCGAAGCCATCGCCTTGCAGAAAAAGACCGAGGAATGGTGCGGCCGGACGGCGGTCAAGAAGGAAAAGAAGACCTTGGCCGAAATGCACCTGCACTAGCCCCGCCGGAAGGGCGCGGGCCTCTCCTCGGCTATCCCATCGCCCGCACGGCCGGGAGGATTTCCCTTCCCATCAGCTCCAGCCGCTCCGGCACCTTGTCTACATCGGGTATTGTCACGAGGATTCTCCGCACCCCGGCCTCGATGTATTT
The bacterium DNA segment above includes these coding regions:
- a CDS encoding response regulator, producing the protein MSVLERETPILVAEAGFPRLSELKALLEGFHLHNLTTTGRGYRAIEIARRVDFKLIIVSNSLVNMFGIDVIEAIRQKGKNIDTPIFFLIEPHEKLLREKAFSLGVTLVLEKPLGEKELREALEVKMNKQVISKSDEKTRVKAAMGSLHEAVAFAKDLRGKEEYSVAETEFCNGLTEVFCGLAEVYLSQGDLDSAAYVI